TTCGAGGAGCAGCGCTTCCCCGAGGCCATGTGGGAGCAGATGGCCGAGGCGGGCCTGCTGGGCCTGCTGATCCCCGAGGAGTACGGCGGCACGGGGCTCGGCCTGCTGGCCCTGACCCTGGTGATGGAGGAACTGGCCAGCGCCGGCTACGGCAACGCCCTGGTGGTGGTGACCAGCATGGACACCACCGCCATCCTCCGCGGGGGCAGCGAGGAGCAGAAGCAGCGGTGGCTGCCCCGCATCGCCGACGGCACCCTCAAGCTGGCCTTCGCCATCACCGAGCCCGAGAGCGGCACCAACAGCTTCCGCATGAAGACCGAGGCCCGCAAGGAGGGCGGGGTCTACCGGCTGCGGGGCGAAAAGGGCTGGATCACCGGGGCCGACGTGGCCGACATGATCCTGGTGGTGGCCCGGACCATCCCCTATGCCGTCCTGAAGGAGCAGGGCCTGCCCCGGACCTACGGCCTGGGGCTGTTCCTGGTAGATCGCCACGCCCCCGGCCTGCACCTGTATCCCATGAACACCGCCGGCATCGAGGGCTACCGCCAGTTCCGCCTGGTGTTCGATGACGTGGAGGTGCCCGCCGACCACCTGATCGGCGCCGAACACATGGGCGCCCAGGTGCTGTTCTTCGCCCTGAATCCCGAGCGCATCCTGGCCGCCGCCACGGGCATCGGGTTGACCGAGCACGTGCTGCGGCGGGCCGCCGAGTATGCCCGCCAGCGCAAGGTGTTCGGCGACCGGCCCATCGGCTCGTACCAGGCCGTCCAGCACCCCCTGGCCCGGATCCGGGTGATGCAGGAGGCGGCCAGGCTGCTCACCTACCGGGCCGCCCAGGCCTTCGACCGGCAGATCTCGCCGGAGCGGGTGGGCACCTGGGCCAACATGGCCAAGTACCTGGCCTCGGAGACCGCCATCGCAGCCGTCGACCGGGCCATCCAGACCTTCGGCGGGCAGGGCTTCGTCAAGGAGAACCAGCTGATCCACCTCTGGACCTCGGCGCGGCTGCTGCGCACGGCGCCCATCAACAACGAGATGGTGCTCAACTTCATCGCCGAGCACGAGCTGGAACTGCCGCGCTCGTATTGAGGCGGGCGTGTCGAGGCGGCCGTGCCGCGCAACAAGAGGAGGATGGGCATGAGCTTTGCCGGCAAGGTGGCCCTGGTGACCGGCGCCTCCCGGGGCATCGGAGAGGCGGTGGCCCGCACCCTGGGCGGCGAGGGAGCCACGGTGTTCGTCCACTTCAAGCAGCGGGAGGAGGACGCCCGCCAGGTGGCCGAGGCCATCGCCCGGGACGGGGGGCGCGGCATCCCGGTCCAGGCGGACCTGGAGGACCCCCAGGCGGTGGCGGCCATGATGGACCGCATCCGGGAGGAGGCCGGGGTCCTTGACATCCTGGTGGCCAATGCCGCCGCCACCGCCTTCAAGCCCCTGCTGGCCGTGGGGCCGCACAACATCCAGCGGACCTTTGCCATCACCATCCAGGCCTTCATCCAGATGGTCCAGGCGGCGGTCCCCCTCATGCAGGGGCGGGCGGGGAAGATCGTCGCCGTGTCGGGATACGACAGCATCCGGTTCATCCCCGGCCACGGCATCCTGGGGGCGGCCAAGGCGGCCATGGAATCTTTGGTCCGCTACCTGGCTGTGGAACTGGCCCCCCTGGGCATCAACGTGAACGCCGTCTGTCCCGGGCCGGTGGAGACCGACTCCGCCCGCTTTTACGCGGGGGACCGTTGGCACGAGGTGGCGGCCCGGCTGGTGGCCGCCACCCCGCGCAAGCGGGTGGCCACCCCCGAGGACGTGGCCCGCATCATCCGGTTCCTCTGCACCGACGACGCGGGCTGGCTCTGCGGCCAGACCCTGGTGTGCGACGGCGGCCTGACGCTGGACGGGGGCGCCACGCTGTTCGGCATGGCATGAGCGGAGGAGGTCACGAGGCGGTGGAACGGGAGGCCCGCATCCTTCAGGAGCTCGAACGCATCAAGCGCGGGGGTCCCGAGCGGGGCCACGAGAAGCAGCGGGAAGCGGGCAAGCTCTTCGTCCGCGACCGGCTGCGCCTGTTCTTCGACGACGGCGAGCCCTATACCGAGTTCGGCGAGTTCGCCAGGGCCGGCGATCCCGAGCTGCCGGCCGACGGGGTTGTGACCGGCACCGGGCGGATCGGCGGGCGGCTTGTGTTTTTCGCCGCCAACGATTACACGGTGAAGGCCGGCTCCATCGGCCGCTACCACGGCGAAAAGCTCATCCGCACCCAGGAGGCCGCCATGCGGGCGCGGCGGCCCATCCTCTACCTGGTCGACTCCTCGGGGGCGCGGATCGACGAGGCGGGCGGCTACCACGTGGACCGCTACAGCGGCGGCCGGCTGTTCTACTACCACAGCATCATGTCCGGTGTCGTGCCCCAGATCGGGGTGCTGTACGGGTCGTGCTTCGCCGGTACCGCCTACACCCCAGTGTTCTGCGACTTCGTCATCATGATGGCCGGCTCGGCCATGGCCATTGCGTCCCCCCGCATGGTGCAGATGGTGACGGGGGAGAAGGTATCGCCGGAAGAACTGGGCGGCGCCCGCATGCACGCCACGGTCAGCGGCTCGGCAGACTTCGTTGCCCGGTCGGAAGAAGAGGCTGCGGATCTGGTCAAGCGGCTGCTCTCCTACCTGCCCGACAACTGCGACGAGCGCCCGCCCCGGGGCGAACCGCGGCCGCCGGCCCGGGATCCTGCGGAGATCGACGCCATCATCCCCCAGGATCCCAACCAGCCCTACGATGTGCGGCGCTTGATCGAAGCCATCGTGGATGAAGGAAGCTTTCTCGAGGTCAAGGCGGCCTACGCCGGCGAGCTGGTGACGGGATTCGCCCGCATCGACGGCCGGGTGGTGGGCATCGTGGCCAACCAGCCGGCGGTGCGAGGTGGGGCCATCTTCCCCGAGTCGTCGGACAAGGGAGCCGAGTTCGTCTGGATCTGCGACGCCTATAACATCCCGCTGCTCTACCTGTGCGACACGCCGGGGTTCATGGCCGGGTCGGCGGTGGAACGGGCGGGGATCCTGCGGCGCGGGCGCAAGTTCATCTTCGCCACCTCGTCGGCCACGGTGCCCAAGGTCTGCGTGGTGGTGCGGAAGGCCTACGGAGCGGGGATCTACGCCATGGCCGGGCCTGCATACAATCCCGACGTGACCCTGGCCCTGCCCTCGGCCGAGATCGCCGTCATGGGCCCGGAAGCGGCCATCAATGCGGTCTACTTCAACCGGCTGCAGGCCATCCCCGACCCCGCCGAGCGGGCCCGGGTGGTGGCCGCCCTGCGGGCGGAGTACCGCAAGGGCTACGAGATCACCAGGCTGGCGGCGGAGATGGTGGTCGACGACCTGATCCCGCCGCGGGACCTGCGCCGGGAGGTGAGCCGGTACTTCAAGCAATTCGAGAACCGGGAGGTGCAGTTGCCCAGGCGCAAGCACGCCACCATCCTGAGTTGAGACCATGAAGGTCCTTGGATCGCATGGGGGTGCGGTCATGGGAGCGTACGTGTCGGGTGGGGTGGTCATGGAGCCGCCCCGGGTGGGCGACCTACTCGCCCGGGCGGCCCTGCTGTACCCGGACAAGGTGGCGGTGGTCGACGGGCCCCGGCGCTTCACTTACCGCGACCTGAACCGGCGGGTCAACGCCCTGGCCAACGCCCTTGCCGGCCTCGGGGTCCGGAAGGGCGACCGGGTGGCCATCCTGATGCCCAACCGCTGCGAGTTCCTGGAGGTGCTCTTTGCCGCCGCCAAGCTGGGTGCCATCGCCGTGCCCATCAACCTGCGGCTGGCGCCTCCGGAGGTCCAGTTCATCCTGTCGGACTCGGGGGCTTGCGTGCTGTTCTACGACGCCCTTCTCGAGCCGCTCGCCCGGCACGCCGCAGCGGGCACGGCGGTCCGGGCCCTGGTCGAGGCAAGGGACGGCCCCGTCGCCGGGACGAACCCGCCCGCTTCGGCCGAGAGCCGGCCGTTGCAGTATGAGGCCCTCCTGGAACCCCACTTGCCGGCCGCCCGCGAGCCTGAAGCCCAGATCAGCTTTTTTGACCCGCATCTCATGATGTACACCTCCGGCACCACCGGGCGGCCCAAGGGGGCGATCCTTACCCACAGCAACTCCGTGTGGAACGCCGTGAACATGCTCCTCAACGAGGAAGGACTGGAGACCCGGGACGTGGTGCTGACGGTGGCACCCATGTTCCACA
This is a stretch of genomic DNA from Thermaerobacter sp. PB12/4term. It encodes these proteins:
- a CDS encoding SDR family oxidoreductase yields the protein MSFAGKVALVTGASRGIGEAVARTLGGEGATVFVHFKQREEDARQVAEAIARDGGRGIPVQADLEDPQAVAAMMDRIREEAGVLDILVANAAATAFKPLLAVGPHNIQRTFAITIQAFIQMVQAAVPLMQGRAGKIVAVSGYDSIRFIPGHGILGAAKAAMESLVRYLAVELAPLGINVNAVCPGPVETDSARFYAGDRWHEVAARLVAATPRKRVATPEDVARIIRFLCTDDAGWLCGQTLVCDGGLTLDGGATLFGMA
- a CDS encoding acyl-CoA carboxylase subunit beta, with amino-acid sequence MSGGGHEAVEREARILQELERIKRGGPERGHEKQREAGKLFVRDRLRLFFDDGEPYTEFGEFARAGDPELPADGVVTGTGRIGGRLVFFAANDYTVKAGSIGRYHGEKLIRTQEAAMRARRPILYLVDSSGARIDEAGGYHVDRYSGGRLFYYHSIMSGVVPQIGVLYGSCFAGTAYTPVFCDFVIMMAGSAMAIASPRMVQMVTGEKVSPEELGGARMHATVSGSADFVARSEEEAADLVKRLLSYLPDNCDERPPRGEPRPPARDPAEIDAIIPQDPNQPYDVRRLIEAIVDEGSFLEVKAAYAGELVTGFARIDGRVVGIVANQPAVRGGAIFPESSDKGAEFVWICDAYNIPLLYLCDTPGFMAGSAVERAGILRRGRKFIFATSSATVPKVCVVVRKAYGAGIYAMAGPAYNPDVTLALPSAEIAVMGPEAAINAVYFNRLQAIPDPAERARVVAALRAEYRKGYEITRLAAEMVVDDLIPPRDLRREVSRYFKQFENREVQLPRRKHATILS
- a CDS encoding acyl-CoA dehydrogenase family protein is translated as MQATHLNLLDLGDEYRQVVEITRDLIRRLEPQRSEFLRQIFEEQRFPEAMWEQMAEAGLLGLLIPEEYGGTGLGLLALTLVMEELASAGYGNALVVVTSMDTTAILRGGSEEQKQRWLPRIADGTLKLAFAITEPESGTNSFRMKTEARKEGGVYRLRGEKGWITGADVADMILVVARTIPYAVLKEQGLPRTYGLGLFLVDRHAPGLHLYPMNTAGIEGYRQFRLVFDDVEVPADHLIGAEHMGAQVLFFALNPERILAAATGIGLTEHVLRRAAEYARQRKVFGDRPIGSYQAVQHPLARIRVMQEAARLLTYRAAQAFDRQISPERVGTWANMAKYLASETAIAAVDRAIQTFGGQGFVKENQLIHLWTSARLLRTAPINNEMVLNFIAEHELELPRSY